TGCTCGACCTCCTGCACGTATGACGAGTGGCAGCAGCTCAGTACCACAGCACTCGTAGGACACAGTCAGGGAGGGTCTCAAATGAGCCTTCTCGGTTGTAGCAGTGGGAGCAGGCTGGAAACAGCTAAAGGGCAGGAGGAACACAAGGGAAATGCAGCGATGGCAACATGACAGTCAGAACTATTGGATCATGAGAAAACACATTCAGCGCTTTTACAACTTCAAGAACTTGCTgacttttagtgtgtgtgtgtgtgtgtgtgtgtgtctttggaagAGAAATGACAGAAGTAGGAAGAAAGCAAACACTAATCTTACATTATTTATACcataaagggccctatcttgacaatctatGGTGCACTGTGTAAAATGCATAGCGTAACCACATTTGATACATGTTCAACTCTACTTTGTTATTTACACAGGTAAAGAGTAATACCTGCATTGTGAAGGAACGTTTGGCCGTGTGGCGCAAGCATGTGAAGGCGCCTACGTTTGACCTGATTACAGTAGatccaatgtaaaaaaaaaaaaaaagccacaactTAAATTCGTCCCTTTGAAATATGATACACACAGAAGAAAATGTATCCAAATAACAGAATTTTATTATGTTTCTCAATTAGACATGAAATGCAGctgatgtacatatttaaatcatgtagATCAAACAGACTGTTTTCAATGTGGATggttaatttaaattaatttcacCTTTAAGAGGGTTTACAGGGTGTAATGCACTCATGCATGGCTTAGACAAACATGCATGAAATCTTATGCACGCAACAAAGGAGTGAGTTTTATTCAGCTCATACTGACTTTGTTGGAGGAAAGATTTATGATGTTTGAAATCAGGTGATGTAAAAAGCAGGAGGAACAAAGAGACCAAGCAAAGTGCACCACGCTTAATTAAATTAAACTCTGACAGAGATGACATTTATGTTTAACCTTTATCCATCCAGAGGAAAATGCCAAAGGAGAACAGATGGAGGGATGTTTGCTTTCATTTTGGTCTGTCTAGTTTATGTGGTTGTTTTATTTCTGAGCATAATATGAGTCCTGTACGCTGAAAAAcagccctacagcatgatgctgccaccaccatcttCACTGTACTGTACATGTGATagcttagatttttttatttttaataaatttgcaaaatgctaaaaaaaaataataaaaaaaattcacattgtcattatggggtactgtgtgtataattttgaggggggaaaaatgaatttcatccattttggattaaggcagtaatttaacaaaatgtggaaatagtgaagtGCCAAACCTGTATGTATGTCTGCACATTTAATTCCATGTTTTGTTCATGCATAGctccacatatactcaacaaaaatataaacgcaacacttttggttttgctcccattttgtatgagatgaactcaaagatctaaaactttttccacatacacaatatcaccatttccctcaaatattgttcacaaaccagtctaaatctgtgatagtgagcacttctcctttgctgagataatccatcccacctcacaggtgtgccatatcaagatgctgattagacaccatgattagtgcacaggtgtgccttagactgcccacaataaaaggccactctgaaaggtgcagttttgttttattgggggggggataccagtcagtatctggtgtgaccaccatttgcctcatgcagtgcaacacatctccttcgcatcatccgtgaagagaacacctctccaacatgccaaacgccagcgaatgtgagcatttgcccactcaggttggttacgacgacgaactggagtcaggtcgagaccccgatgaggacgacgagcatgcagatgagcttccctgagacggtttctgacagtttgtgcagaaattctttggttatgcaaaccgattgtttcagcagctgtccgagtggctggtctcagacgatcttggaggtggacatgctggatgtggaggtcctgggctggtgtggttacacgtggtctgcggttgtgaggctggttggatgtactgccaaattctctgaaacgcctttggagacggcttatggtagagacatgaacattcaatacacgagcaacagctctggttgacattcctgctgtcagcatgccaactgcacgctccctcaaatcttgcgacatctgtggcattgtgctgtgtgataaaactgcacctttcagagtggccttttattgtgggcagtctaaggcacacctgtgcactaatcatggtgtctaatcagcatcttgatatggcacacctgtgaggtgggatggattatctcagcaaaggagaagtgctcactatcacagatttcgactggtttgtgaacaatatttgagggaaatggtgatattgtgtatgtggaaaaagttttagatctttgagttcatctcatacaaaatgggagcaaaaccaaaagtgttgcatttatatttttgttgagtgtatgtattacgtgtgtgtgaatgagtgtgtTCCAGTGCTTGGGTATTCTCCGTGTGTGTGAGTTTGAATCTTTCATGCAGGGGATCCTAATCTTTATTTAATCCAAAGTGTTCTGAGTGCTTCACTCACAGACGTACTGCAGAGAAGAATACAGCAGAATGGATGTTTGGTCGATGGTGTCAGgttgccaggtgtggagttcAAAAGGTGTATTAGCACCCCAATGGTACTTAAACGCTCTGACTGGCAACTCATGGTCTCCACAATGACAGAAAGCCTTTTCTCAACAGGCCAAATCAACAGGACTGAGCAAACTCAGCACAGTGTCAACACCCACAGCTAAAGCTCTTCAGTGAGGATCAACAAAACATTCAGGCCAACATGCATTTTTAATCATTTCAGCATTTATTCTACAAAGGTATTTGGTTTGTTCTCACCAactctgtgtattttttttccatcTCTGTGTTTCGCCTCTTGGGGAGGTGTTGTGTTACTTCGGTATCTTTAGGGTCTGATGGCGTAGTGACGAGGTTCCTGCTGCAGCATGGCAACAGTCACTGAAAAAAACCCACCTCAGATGGAGTCTAAAACACACACTGTCACATAAGTGAAGACTTTTCTTCACCAGGCTGAATATATGTGCGAGAGAAAAACACGCAGGAGCTGCACACCATATTTGaccatgactggatgtctttataCCCCCAGCAAACAAAAAATGTGGGGGGTATATAGTCATCaccctgtccatctgtctgtccatgagATTTGTAAGCGCAACTTCTCCTAAACAGTTTGATGGATTTGAATGAAACTGCACATGGTGGTAGCACtccatgtgaagatgtgcatgaaggaaaatgatGTTGGTCGAACATCTTCAAGGTGAGAtaattggaattttgtgtttaattgatgcatTGCATGATGTTGATATCGTAAGTGCGACTCCTCTTGAACCTTTTGGTGGATTTGAATGAAACTCCACACAATGGTAGCACTCCATGTGATGATGTGCAGGaaagaaaataattctggtctcatgtcttcaaggggagataattggtcttttgtttttcttattacatAAACAGATGTTGGCCAATTTTCAGGGATTCTGTCATAAAATATTTACTAGTACCAATATGTAATACATGCAAGCAAGTATTATGGCAAAGTATCATTTTATTAGCTTGATCTTATAGAGCTCTCCTGAGAATCTTTGGTTACTGCTGGAATGAATTTGTATAGAGTgagtagtgcagcagctaagagaatatttagtgcGAAATCCCGcaattggtgatacaagcatcaaatgcgCCACAAATATgccttagacattattcttttgaaaaaaaaatgaataaccacttgaattttcagtaggcagccaggtagaggtcaactgaagaattacacaggggtcaaaattaaaaatgctccaatcaaattgaaaactacaccacattatttgtctgatcataacgattccaaaaaggtatagtttggactatctatgactgttcaggagttatggggtaaaaataacaaaaatggtgacaaaggtcagtttcagtttgtacaggggtcaaaagttaaagttgttccaattttgataaaaaaaaaaaagaagatgcaaattattagttgagttaacagggttttaaaaaggaatagtttggaccatgtattatgcttgttacagggtaacacgtcacatgtcatagaatccaatggacattgaccttgtttgacctttactttggagaccaagcattcaacacagtcaaaactatgtgGCTGCAGCATTTCTGCCCCTGCATATTATGACAATTCTGTTTCATGCTGTTGTTGTATTTAGTTAGTATGGTCAtaccagatggtcaccccactgagtccggTCTGCTTAAGATTTCTTcctatgatgaaaaaaaaaagagtaattaTATTGTATTGCTGAGTCATCATGCTTTTCccctttttgtttattattcaaccAGAGTTCTAGTATTTGGAAATCCACCCAAATGCAACAGATTATAAATAAATTTCAAAGTTAGTCATAGGTGAACTTTTTTGATCACATACAACAAAACCCCCCtgattttcattgttttgtttttttttagcaaaagCTCATAAGAATAGGATACAGGATAATGGGGTTGCAAAAAAGTAGTTTCCCTAATGCCTGCTCTTGGGTGGGGTAAGATCTAGACCTTGTTCATATTCACCACTTTGAGATGACTTTTGTCATGTATTCATGAATTGAATTGTTAATGTACGTAGGTTAAGAAGTCTCTGAGGAGAAAAAAGTGGCTTTTAGTTTTGGCTTTAAAAGCCAGCTTGTCCTTATTTTCCTGCACTGTACCCATGATGCACGTGTCTGGTGTGTGTGCCTTTGTGTGTATATAAGtgagacagagagggagggaggggatGCCATCATCCTCACACAGGATCACAGGATGCTCACTCTGCAGAAATCCCCCCCATCTGTCGCCCGCAGTCAGCCAAAGCAGCTGAAGTGTTCAGAGGGTGCAGTCACATAACAAACAGCAGCGTGTCATCAGCAAAACATCGCATCAGCAGCCATCTAAAACTGTGCTGCCACTTTGTCCCAGGAGTTTTAAAATTGACTTTCAAATCTGTAATTCAGTGCAGATTTGCATTTTCAGATGCAATATTTATCGACATTTAACAATTAACATGATGAACTCCTGAAATTCCTCCTTAGAGTTACACAGCattataatttatttgtttggTAAATTGTTGCAAATTTCCAACAATAAGTGTATTTTTCATTTTGTTCACTTTTTTCAGTCAGACTGATGTGGAATTAATATTAAATCAATAATCAGTTTTTGTATGAAGCAGCTGTTTGCATGGAACTCAGGCGTCACATCAAGTAAAACATAAATAATCAAATATTTCTCCGTTTTATTGCAATTATTCTGCACAGAACAACACGCCATATTATTGGTGGTAACTAGCAGTGGTTGAGAGAAGGGGAGGGGCCTCTTCTAAAAGCTGATTGGACCCACTTCCCTATTGCATAAAGGCACATTCTCAGTATCATGGTTGCACACTGCACTAATCTATGCTGATCTCTACCACCCCAGACCTGTTGgtacatttcttctgcttttcttttaTTACTAAACATTATTAGCGTTACTTTGAAAAACTGCGCATTGGCTGTGCATAAAAAAGGTTTGCACAGTGCAACAAATATGAATTTTTGATGATAGATTATTTTCAAGAGGTGTGGATGGACCAGTTATCTGCCTGTGTGGTGGCCATCCAAAACCCAACGCGGTGTCTTGGTGTGGCGGATGTGGCAACATGCAGCATAGCCGATCTGTTATGGTTTAGCACACTTTTTTCTGCAGGTTGTCTTTCCCAACGTAATGCCTGATGTACCTGGTGAATGAAGCATAGGTGGGTTTGAAACCAGGACCTTGTATTTGGGAGGTAAATGTGCCAActggttatttatttttatttatttatttttgtggtgcAAAAATCTGTCTTTTGAGTGAGATCTTTCTGCAAAATGTGTGATGTTTTGCAGAAACATCAAGACAGGACTGCCCGAGATTTCCTGAGAGCCTCCAACTCCCTGAAGCACGATCTAACTATAGCCACTGAGTCACGAGAGCACTCAGAGGCAACGGGATTTGTGTTTTGTAGCATATGCAAGTTAAATACAGTCctttctgtctctcacacactCCAGCCGTCTACCTAGTGTAACTGTGAAAGTACCCAAACAGAAGCAAAGGCGCTTTGGTGAGGAAAGACAAATAGTAGTTAGAAAAGAGAACCGACAGCTTCAAGGTAGTATGACATGAGGACAACAAAAACCCAACTAAAACTGCTCATGCTGGGGGTCAACAGCTGATGATGGATTGTTGCAAATCTCTGTGAACCTTAGGAAACCACATATCCTTTGACGGCTTTATAATATTCAACAAAAAGGAccattcctgcactttcagtcaaaatttttgtttgttcTTGCCTCAGGTCTGTCCTGCATCAACCTCTTGCCACCACGTCAAGGTTCCATCTATGTGGAAAGTGGCACAGGCGTGTCAGTTGGCACCGTGTTGGCCTTCTGGTGCAATGAGGGATACCAATTGGTTGGTAGCGGCAAAATTGACTGCCATGTCAGGAATGGTAAACCTCAATGGAGCAACTACCTGCCTGTCTGTGAAGGTAAAATGTGAAGTATTGTATTAGCAAGCATGAGTTACAATGGTTATTTCAAACTTTGTAGCCTTGTGATGTTCACCTTGGGTGTTTTGAGCCCAAAGTATAACCACAGGTCTTTAGCTCAGCTGGCCCCAACTTTGGTAGAACTACCTTAATTTTATGTTTAGCTattggatggacagactgacCACTGTATCCACACAATAACCTTGGAAGCAGGTGAATCCCTGCAAAAAAAAGTTGTGAGTTAACGGAATGGTTGAAGGGCTCAAGCATCAATTGCTTCCTGGCATTGAAGTATCCTTTGACGAGGTAGTACATCCCAAAACTGCCCAACCTTGTGATACACTGTCTCAATACAAACGTGTGTGAATAAAATCTAGAGGaagaataagaaaaaaataaaatacaagggAGGTTTTTTTTGTCAATATTTGAACACATCCCTTGGGACACCAAGGACAATTAGATTAGATTTGTGAATAGCTGTTGCAAAGTAAAAATCAATCTTTGGAAGAAGATATGATTCTTTAGGAATTAAATAAATCACAGACCTGTATGACTCCCCAATCCAGGAGAAGTGGTAGACTCCGATTGGCTCTAGGCTACGGAATCTGGGGATTAGGCACTGGTTCCAATGGGTCTCAAGGCCTCTATTGGATGGACCTCTGTAATGTAATTTCTTCCTTCCACAGTGATCCCCAGGCCGGAGAATCGTGGTCTGAGAGTGGCTGTATTTGTCTCAGTGGTGAGCGGAATTGTCATCCTTGCCATGTCGCTGTCCTTCCTCATCTGCTGTCTGCAGGAACGATCAGGCCGTGAGCAAACCAAGAAAGATGGACGGAGCAGGTAGCGCTGGAGAGAGATGCCAATATGAACCCCAAATATAACACCCAGTGAATCCCAACTGACCTTTAAGAACGTTTAATGGTTTCAGACACACTGATTCTAGTTCTTCTcaagttttttccccccaaaGAACTAGCAAAATGATGAGATGCTGTCATTCTCAGACACAGAGACAAGTGTTCAGCCCGTCACAGTGAGTGCTGGCTAGAGAGAGAAGAGGGCGAGTGGGAAGCCTTTCCTCCCCCAAAGATCTTCCATTTGTCGCAGAGGATGAACCCTCGTCTGGCGCCTGACAGCCCCCTCTACTTGACTGGAAGCCTCAGTGGATACGAGAACAGAGGATACCAAAGGTAAACCAGCAACGAAAATAGAAAGACTATGCATATAAgtagctgtaattcctaaatgatgAATGCGATACTTTTGTtaaacccttgaattaaagttaaaAGTCTTCACTTCATTTCAaccccattgtggtggtgtacagaagcaaaattagaACAATTCTccctgtccagttacttatggattTGACTATACATTACCCTAAAGTGAGTTCCTCCATGTGTGCAATTAAGGTGATGGGTAAGCCAACATTTCCTCATATAGGCAGCTACTGTATGGCAATGCACCATGGACCACCAAAGGGAATTTACTTTTTAGTAAAACTGCACCGTGTCATTTGACATTTGACCAGGTTTAGTGCACGTGATGTTATCATCAGTAATTTTGGCATGTGAACTTCAAGGTTTCATCCTCTCTTTTCTGAACCAGGAGTCAGGAGAGTTTGCTGAAGCCCTCTCTGACCGGGCTCTACCACTCCGAGTCTCAGCTTAACCCTCATGTCGTGCTGCAGAGGGTCCCTACCCCGACAGCACCGCCTGCCCCTTCTGCTCCGTCTGCCCCCCTCTACTTCCAGCTCCCCTCCTCTTCTGACACCACCACAGCTGACCAAACAGCCACTCACATCCAGCCTCATGTCATGGCCCAGTACGCCATGCCTTCCTACCCGCCCAATCCTAACACAGACGTACCTTCCTACAGCCACCCAACCCCAGCACCCATCTACCCCAACCCCAACCCAACACCACAGCGGCCATGGCAGTAGCTCTACTGTACATATTCCTTCACAAAAAACAAGTGAGCGTGAATTTTTATGGCGTGCTGTTCTTCTTGATGTTGAAGGAAACATGCTGCAAGAAAGCTGCATTTGTCATATTTGAGGGCCTCACAACACCACAGAATGGTCTTTTCCATGTTCTTCCTTGTTTCTTAAGAGTGCTACAAGCATGATGTCACAAAAAAGACGCGCTGATGTGGAAAAATAAGAAAGAACTGCAGAGAACTACTTTATgtacctgcagtttgaattgaacCTCAGCGAGACCTGAACACTCCTCAACACTTACTCAAGAACTGCTCTA
The window above is part of the Thalassophryne amazonica chromosome 22, fThaAma1.1, whole genome shotgun sequence genome. Proteins encoded here:
- the zgc:162331 gene encoding sushi domain-containing protein 3; this encodes MSWKVDTQIWVLLCPLLFGLNLARSPTLGAEEFQSTVGMPPLQDGIDMTVQLQPDLQTEAQTEARTDGQTLMETQTQHTTSNYTGLSCINLLPPRQGSIYVESGTGVSVGTVLAFWCNEGYQLVGSGKIDCHVRNGKPQWSNYLPVCEVIPRPENRGLRVAVFVSVVSGIVILAMSLSFLICCLQERSGREQTKKDGRSRHRDKCSARHSECWLEREEGEWEAFPPPKIFHLSQRMNPRLAPDSPLYLTGSLSGYENRGYQRSQESLLKPSLTGLYHSESQLNPHVVLQRVPTPTAPPAPSAPSAPLYFQLPSSSDTTTADQTATHIQPHVMAQYAMPSYPPNPNTDVPSYSHPTPAPIYPNPNPTPQRPWQ